In a single window of the Patescibacteria group bacterium genome:
- a CDS encoding alanine--tRNA ligase-related protein: protein MTGNELREKFLKFFEERGHKRLPSASLIPENDPTVLFTTAGMHPLIPFLLGEKHPAGKRLCDVQKCLRTDDIDEVGDEAHLTFFEMLGNWSLGDYFKKEAIEWSYEFLTSPQWLGLNKEKLAVSCFGGDEVVEKDVESYEIWRNLGIPE from the coding sequence ATGACTGGAAATGAGTTGAGGGAAAAATTTTTAAAATTTTTTGAAGAAAGGGGTCATAAAAGATTACCTTCGGCTTCTTTAATTCCTGAAAACGACCCAACGGTTCTTTTTACTACGGCCGGTATGCATCCTTTAATTCCTTTTTTGCTTGGGGAGAAGCATCCAGCTGGCAAGCGTTTGTGTGATGTGCAGAAGTGTTTACGGACTGATGATATTGATGAAGTGGGTGATGAAGCACATCTAACTTTTTTTGAAATGCTGGGTAATTGGTCGTTGGGTGATTATTTTAAAAAAGAGGCGATAGAATGGAGTTATGAATTTTTAACTTCGCCTCAATGGCTGGGTTTAAATAAAGAAAAATTAGCAGTGAGTTGTTTTGGTGGAGATGAGGTAGTTGAAAAAGATGTGGAATCCTATGAAATATGGAGGAATTTGGGCATACCAGAAG
- a CDS encoding exopolysaccharide biosynthesis polyprenyl glycosylphosphotransferase, with product MPFAEKIRKIFLVIGDIICFYFSLYLMAIIRNLSADYFAVHFKLFSLIFLVWVFIFYVGHFYELTTFKERKKIISSLIKLQIINILLAIVIFYLYPIITPKTNLALIIIFSSFFVLIWRLIFYSVFSKKIVYPTILLGNSEELKEIKKQLEEMPHWGYRVKFHFEKIEEVKNEELEKLIRENNIKVIVSDDLLLQKELKETFLKMMFEKKEIYDTADFYEMIFKCVPLRLVDENWFLNYFSLNRQKISLLVKGVFDFLSALTLFLITLPFWPIIMLAIKVDSNGPVFYSSWRVGQKGQLFKIFKFRSMYINNNDNSRWSKENDNRITRVGKLLRKLHIDEWPQLINIIKGEMSFVGPRPIEKELFDLCVNAEPLYYLRNLIKPGLAGWAQLNYRYAACLEDELKKFEYDLYYIRNQSLFFDLAIILRTIKIIFNL from the coding sequence ATGCCCTTTGCGGAAAAAATTAGAAAGATTTTTTTGGTGATAGGCGATATCATCTGTTTTTACTTTTCGCTTTATTTAATGGCTATTATCAGAAATTTATCCGCTGATTATTTTGCTGTTCACTTTAAACTTTTTTCTTTAATTTTTTTGGTGTGGGTGTTTATTTTTTATGTCGGCCATTTTTATGAATTGACAACATTCAAAGAAAGAAAAAAAATAATTTCATCATTAATAAAACTTCAAATTATTAATATTTTATTAGCCATCGTCATTTTTTATCTTTATCCGATTATTACTCCCAAAACCAATTTGGCCTTAATCATTATTTTTTCTTCATTTTTTGTTTTAATCTGGCGTCTAATTTTTTATTCAGTTTTTTCAAAAAAAATAGTTTATCCGACAATTCTTTTGGGGAATAGCGAAGAATTAAAAGAGATAAAAAAACAACTAGAAGAAATGCCACATTGGGGTTATCGTGTTAAATTTCATTTTGAAAAAATAGAGGAAGTTAAAAATGAAGAGTTAGAAAAACTGATTCGAGAAAATAATATTAAAGTTATTGTTTCGGATGATTTGCTTTTACAAAAAGAACTCAAAGAAACCTTTCTTAAAATGATGTTTGAGAAAAAAGAAATTTATGATACTGCTGATTTTTATGAGATGATTTTTAAATGCGTTCCATTGCGGCTTGTTGATGAAAATTGGTTTCTAAATTATTTTAGTTTGAATCGTCAAAAAATTAGTTTGTTAGTAAAGGGTGTTTTTGATTTTTTGAGTGCTTTAACGCTTTTTCTTATTACATTACCATTTTGGCCAATAATAATGCTAGCGATAAAAGTTGATTCTAATGGTCCTGTTTTTTATTCTTCGTGGCGGGTGGGTCAAAAAGGGCAATTGTTTAAAATCTTTAAGTTTCGCTCGATGTATATTAACAACAATGATAATTCACGTTGGTCAAAAGAGAACGATAATCGGATTACAAGAGTTGGTAAATTATTGAGAAAATTACACATTGATGAATGGCCGCAGTTGATAAATATTATAAAAGGCGAAATGTCTTTTGTTGGGCCGCGACCAATTGAAAAAGAACTTTTTGATTTATGCGTTAATGCCGAGCCTCTTTATTATTTACGAAATTTAATCAAGCCGGGTTTAGCTGGTTGGGCGCAATTAAATTATCGTTATGCGGCTTGTTTGGAGGATGAATTGAAGAAATTTGAGTATGATTTATATTATATTCGAAATCAATCGTTGTTTTTTGATTTGGCAATTATTTTGAGGACAATAAAAATAATTTTTAATTTATAA
- the secF gene encoding protein translocase subunit SecF, which produces MINFIQKRKIAYTISGILVLASWIFLIVFGLKSGMDFIGGSLLELKLNGAQVDYKVIEDIYKQYGYQSILISPHGEGGLTIRSTDVSEENHQLIISQIKEKYNQIEEMRFESFGPTIGKELRNKSITAIILVIVFIIIYLTWAFRQVSRPVASWRYGVTAILALIHDISIPTGLFALLGHLKGIEIDSNFIVALLVVLGFSVHDTIVVFDRIREKLRTHPGLSFEQVINESINETMRRSILTSATLVLVLLTLLIFGPLNLFYFTLTLLVGTFFGTYSSIFIASPLLYDWQLFLQKRKNKR; this is translated from the coding sequence ATGATTAATTTTATTCAAAAAAGAAAAATTGCTTATACGATTTCTGGAATATTAGTTCTAGCTTCGTGGATTTTTTTGATAGTGTTTGGTTTAAAGTCAGGTATGGATTTTATTGGTGGATCTCTTTTGGAGTTAAAATTAAATGGAGCACAAGTAGATTATAAGGTAATTGAAGATATTTATAAGCAATATGGCTATCAATCAATTTTAATTTCTCCCCATGGTGAAGGAGGATTAACAATTCGTTCAACGGATGTTTCCGAAGAAAATCATCAATTAATCATCTCTCAAATTAAAGAAAAGTATAACCAAATTGAAGAAATGAGATTTGAATCTTTTGGGCCGACAATAGGGAAGGAATTACGTAACAAATCTATCACAGCGATTATTTTAGTTATCGTTTTTATTATCATTTATCTTACTTGGGCTTTTCGACAGGTTTCAAGACCAGTTGCTTCATGGCGTTATGGCGTTACCGCTATTTTAGCATTAATTCATGATATTAGTATCCCTACGGGTTTATTTGCTTTGCTTGGTCATTTGAAGGGCATAGAAATTGATTCAAATTTTATTGTTGCCTTACTTGTTGTTTTAGGTTTTTCTGTTCACGATACCATAGTTGTTTTTGACCGCATTCGCGAAAAATTACGCACCCATCCAGGACTATCTTTTGAACAAGTGATTAACGAAAGTATCAATGAAACGATGCGGCGGTCTATTTTAACTTCGGCCACCTTGGTTTTAGTGCTTTTAACACTTTTAATTTTTGGACCGCTTAATCTTTTTTACTTTACACTTACGCTTTTAGTTGGAACATTTTTTGGAACTTATTCTTCTATTTTTATCGCCAGCCCATTGCTTTACGATTGGCAATTATTTTTGCAAAAGAGAAAAAATAAGCGATAA
- the secD gene encoding protein translocase subunit SecD yields the protein MKENSRNLIFVIIVLILAILIGLFDYGQFNFLPNWFKKPFRLGLDLSGGTRLIYEADLSQIELKDRDSAMNGLRDVIERRVNLFGVSEPRVEVVKVGDDYRLNVELAGVKDIATAIQMIGQTPYLEFREQRPKEETDKILEEQKNNNADYAFVDPYFVPSQPLLTGKYLKTARLDFNPRTYEPMVSLEFNDEGTKIFAELTKKNVGKILAIYLDGQPISLPVVQEEIESGQAQITGKFTAEEAKKLVENLNAGALPVPIRLISQQSVGATQGEFFLNLSIKAGFIGLIAIIVFMILMYGFLGFVASIALIIYTIINLAIYKVIPVTLTLSGIAGFILSVGMAVDANILIFERYKEELKRGLEKKRALMEGFRRAWPSIRDSNISSIITCLVLYNFTSSMIKGFALTLLIGVLVSMFSAVVLTRSFLKVFIK from the coding sequence ATGAAAGAAAATTCGAGAAATTTAATTTTCGTTATTATCGTTTTGATTTTGGCAATTCTCATTGGTCTTTTTGATTATGGCCAATTTAATTTTTTGCCCAATTGGTTTAAAAAACCCTTTCGTTTGGGCTTGGATTTAAGCGGCGGTACGCGTTTGATTTATGAGGCTGATTTGAGCCAAATTGAGCTTAAAGATAGAGATTCCGCTATGAATGGTTTGCGGGATGTAATAGAGCGCCGAGTAAATTTATTTGGCGTAAGTGAACCACGGGTTGAAGTTGTTAAGGTAGGCGATGATTATCGCTTAAATGTTGAATTAGCAGGAGTGAAAGATATTGCTACGGCTATTCAAATGATAGGACAGACGCCTTATTTAGAATTTCGTGAACAGCGACCTAAAGAAGAGACAGACAAAATTTTAGAGGAGCAAAAAAATAATAATGCGGATTATGCATTTGTTGACCCTTATTTTGTACCATCTCAACCTTTATTAACTGGTAAATATTTAAAAACGGCTCGTTTAGATTTCAATCCGCGCACATACGAACCGATGGTAAGTTTGGAATTTAACGATGAGGGTACAAAAATTTTTGCCGAATTAACTAAGAAAAATGTAGGAAAAATTTTAGCGATTTATTTAGATGGTCAACCAATTTCTTTACCCGTTGTTCAAGAAGAAATTGAATCTGGCCAAGCTCAAATTACGGGTAAATTTACTGCTGAAGAAGCGAAAAAATTAGTTGAAAATTTAAATGCGGGCGCTTTGCCTGTGCCAATTAGACTTATTTCGCAACAATCTGTTGGTGCAACTCAAGGTGAATTCTTTTTGAATTTAAGTATTAAGGCTGGGTTTATTGGATTGATTGCGATTATTGTATTTATGATTTTGATGTATGGCTTTCTTGGTTTTGTTGCTTCTATTGCTTTGATTATTTACACCATTATTAACCTAGCCATTTACAAAGTAATACCAGTTACTCTGACATTATCAGGTATTGCTGGTTTTATTCTTTCGGTTGGAATGGCGGTTGATGCTAATATTTTGATTTTTGAAAGATATAAAGAAGAATTAAAGCGCGGTTTAGAAAAAAAACGAGCTTTGATGGAGGGTTTTCGCCGCGCTTGGCCTTCAATTCGCGATTCTAATATTTCCTCAATAATTACCTGTTTAGTTCTTTATAATTTTACCAGCTCAATGATTAAAGGATTTGCTTTGACATTATTGATTGGTGTTTTGGTGAGTATGTTTTCAGCGGTAGTTCTTACTCGGTCTTTTTTGAAGGTTTTTATTAAATAA
- a CDS encoding GIY-YIG nuclease family protein — MFFVYAIQSLKDGKLYIGISQNPQKRLKQHNSGMTPSTKGRRPFILVFEEACENRLEARQKEKFYKSGYGRELLKLKIQQRNSIGTCLPAGRE; from the coding sequence ATGTTTTTTGTTTACGCTATCCAAAGTTTAAAAGACGGCAAACTTTATATTGGTATCTCACAAAATCCCCAAAAGAGATTAAAACAACACAATTCGGGTATGACTCCCTCTACAAAGGGTAGGCGACCATTTATTTTAGTTTTTGAAGAAGCATGTGAAAATCGTTTAGAAGCGCGCCAGAAAGAAAAATTTTATAAATCTGGTTATGGTAGAGAATTATTAAAATTAAAAATTCAACAACGTAACTCAATTGGTACCTGCCTGCCGGCAGGCAGGGAGTAG
- a CDS encoding diacylglycerol kinase family protein, whose protein sequence is MFQKLIKSFSFAIDGLKEAVKGHSFRVMLFIVVITICLGFLLKISLFEWIMIILSMGLVLTLEIINTAWERSFDYLRPEINPIVKIAKDLVAAAVFLASLTALIAGILIFLPKILEIF, encoded by the coding sequence ATGTTTCAAAAATTAATTAAAAGCTTTTCTTTTGCAATTGATGGATTAAAAGAGGCGGTGAAAGGCCACAGTTTTCGTGTGATGCTTTTTATTGTTGTGATAACAATTTGTTTAGGATTTTTATTAAAAATTTCTTTGTTTGAGTGGATAATGATAATTTTGAGTATGGGATTAGTTTTGACTTTGGAAATCATTAATACTGCTTGGGAAAGAAGTTTTGATTATTTAAGACCAGAGATTAATCCGATTGTGAAAATAGCAAAGGACTTGGTGGCTGCAGCAGTTTTTCTCGCTTCATTAACTGCTTTGATTGCGGGTATTTTAATTTTTTTGCCAAAAATTCTTGAAATTTTCTAA
- a CDS encoding phospholipid carrier-dependent glycosyltransferase has protein sequence MKNLIKFFQKEWVLIGILIILTATTRIPYFGYPDEVVFDEVYFAQWSTNYFKGTFYFDIHPPLAKMILAATGKIFGLSETNNTDFSQIGNKYKGDFYKLFRGVEMFFSLILVLTIYGIGKRLFYNKWPGFLASLLIIFDNAILVQSRYIFTDIFLLAFGALGIYFILRLREYKKLDSNSFPELFLGSLFLTAGVLVKWTALVFMAVGIFLLFLDRAFGRPHKIRLFIKELLIMFAIFIVAYFGVFAIHILSLPYTGGPNHDGFLTRESQSALLGNQFYGKYEPPNLIKRIIELNTKMFAANAAINAKHPYSSKWYTWPIMYRPIFEWHKLVDDNNKIHARIYLIGNPLIWWLGLLCVVFVVLALIYELRFKDKTIYFRPLLVLVFGYLLNLLPYIFITRPAFIYHYFPSLIFMTLISGFLLWFFLRKKPLVLIVIFIILIQSFLYFVPLSYGLPLTENQYIHRLWLPTWR, from the coding sequence ATGAAGAATTTAATTAAATTTTTTCAGAAAGAATGGGTATTGATTGGGATTTTAATTATTTTGACTGCCACAACAAGAATTCCTTATTTTGGATACCCCGACGAGGTGGTTTTTGATGAAGTTTATTTTGCGCAGTGGTCAACTAATTATTTTAAAGGGACATTTTATTTTGATATTCATCCGCCATTGGCAAAAATGATTTTGGCAGCAACAGGAAAAATTTTTGGTTTAAGCGAAACAAACAATACTGATTTTTCCCAGATTGGTAATAAATATAAAGGAGATTTTTATAAGTTATTTAGAGGAGTAGAAATGTTTTTTAGTTTAATTTTAGTTTTGACTATTTATGGGATCGGCAAGCGATTATTTTATAATAAATGGCCAGGCTTTCTAGCTTCGTTATTAATTATTTTTGACAATGCTATTTTGGTGCAATCGCGATATATCTTTACCGATATTTTTCTTTTGGCTTTTGGCGCTTTGGGTATCTATTTTATTTTGCGGCTGAGAGAATATAAAAAATTGGATTCAAATTCTTTTCCAGAATTATTTTTAGGCAGTTTATTTTTAACTGCTGGCGTTTTAGTGAAATGGACGGCTTTAGTTTTTATGGCTGTCGGTATCTTTCTTTTATTTTTAGATAGAGCTTTCGGTAGACCTCATAAAATTAGACTTTTTATTAAAGAATTATTAATAATGTTTGCTATTTTTATTGTAGCTTATTTTGGTGTTTTTGCTATTCATATTTTAAGTTTGCCTTATACTGGCGGGCCAAATCATGATGGATTTTTGACTCGTGAGTCACAAAGCGCTTTATTGGGTAATCAATTTTACGGCAAATACGAACCGCCCAATTTAATTAAAAGAATTATTGAATTAAATACAAAAATGTTTGCTGCAAATGCTGCTATAAATGCTAAACATCCTTATAGTTCAAAGTGGTATACGTGGCCAATTATGTATCGTCCAATTTTTGAGTGGCATAAATTAGTTGATGATAACAATAAAATACATGCCAGAATTTATTTAATCGGCAATCCGCTGATTTGGTGGTTGGGCTTATTGTGTGTTGTTTTTGTTGTTCTCGCTTTAATTTACGAACTGCGTTTTAAAGATAAAACAATTTATTTTCGGCCTTTATTAGTTTTGGTTTTCGGCTACCTTTTAAACCTTTTGCCTTATATTTTTATTACTCGACCCGCTTTTATCTACCATTACTTTCCATCACTTATTTTTATGACTTTAATTAGCGGATTTTTGTTGTGGTTTTTCTTGCGCAAAAAACCTCTGGTTTTAATTGTTATCTTTATTATTCTTATTCAATCTTTCTTATATTTCGTGCCATTAAGTTATGGGTTGCCATTAACTGAAAATCAGTATATTCATCGATTGTGGTTGCCGACATGGCGGTAA
- a CDS encoding TatD family hydrolase has translation MKPYLIDSHAHLQFAAFDNDRGTVIERMKQKNIWAINIGSNFLFSQKAVELAEKVGFLYAVIGLHPIHLFESQDSNEGKTEIEFFDKDKFLTLIKSKKVVGVGECGLDYFHNHSLEAKERQKEEFKKQIEFANEIKKPLVLHLRAYKNLDAYFDALEILKQYGYNEAARNSGVVHFFSGDLKIAEEFIKLGFYISFPGVITFTDAYDKIINSLPLEKLLVETDCPYVAPVPYRGKRNEPIFVEFVADRLAKIKKISLNKVAEITTENCFNLFQL, from the coding sequence ATGAAACCATATTTAATTGATTCTCATGCACATTTGCAATTTGCCGCTTTTGATAATGATAGAGGGACGGTAATTGAGAGAATGAAACAAAAAAACATTTGGGCGATTAATATTGGCTCAAATTTTTTATTTTCACAAAAAGCAGTAGAATTAGCTGAAAAAGTTGGTTTTTTATACGCTGTTATCGGTCTTCATCCTATTCATCTTTTTGAATCTCAGGATTCAAACGAAGGAAAAACAGAAATTGAATTTTTTGATAAAGATAAATTTTTAACATTAATAAAAAGTAAAAAAGTAGTGGGAGTGGGAGAGTGTGGTTTAGATTATTTTCATAATCATTCACTAGAAGCTAAAGAAAGACAAAAAGAAGAATTTAAAAAACAGATTGAATTTGCCAATGAAATTAAAAAACCTCTGGTTTTACATTTGCGCGCTTACAAAAATTTAGATGCTTACTTTGATGCTTTAGAGATTTTAAAACAATATGGTTATAACGAAGCTGCTCGCAATAGTGGAGTAGTTCATTTTTTCTCAGGCGATTTAAAAATAGCTGAAGAATTTATTAAGTTAGGATTTTATATTTCTTTTCCTGGTGTCATTACTTTTACTGATGCTTATGATAAAATTATTAACTCTTTGCCTTTAGAAAAATTATTAGTTGAAACGGACTGTCCCTATGTGGCGCCAGTTCCTTATCGCGGCAAAAGAAATGAACCAATTTTTGTAGAGTTTGTAGCGGATAGACTTGCCAAAATTAAAAAAATATCTTTAAATAAAGTTGCTGAAATTACCACGGAAAATTGTTTTAATTTATTTCAATTATGA
- the metG gene encoding methionine--tRNA ligase, protein MLKKIYITTAIPYSNADPHLGHVLEFIQADCAVRYQRLKGNEVYFLTGVDENSLKNALAAEKEGISPKELVDKKAQVFKDILKLYNISISDFIRTTEKRHFEGVNRFWKAAEKDIYQSEYQGLYCTGCEDYLKEEELIDGLCPNHKQPPQLISEKNYFFKLSGYQQKLKEIYQDNQIEIVPETRKAEIENFIGGGLKDFSISRSKERAHNWGIITPNDDSQVIYVWFDALCNYITALGYAVNSPLYRAWWEDESTQIWHFIGKDITKFHCIYWPAMLLSAGVRLPNKIIIHGFITIEGQKMSKSVGNVIDPVELAKQFGVETIRYYLLKEFSLAQDGDLTIANIKERYDKELANGLGNLLNRVVALIEKQGGKIKIESNLLKNDIDEAWQKYDEAMLDFRFNQAAEAFLQLISKADAFINQTRVWAIEEEQKKNETLSSLWMILINLSDLISPYLPETAIKIKNSLGANNEVNFLGKEFIVKRIPPLFPRLN, encoded by the coding sequence ATGCTTAAAAAAATTTATATTACAACCGCTATTCCTTATTCTAATGCTGATCCGCATTTGGGTCATGTTTTAGAATTTATTCAAGCTGATTGTGCAGTGCGCTATCAGAGACTTAAAGGAAACGAAGTTTATTTTTTAACTGGCGTTGATGAAAATAGTTTAAAAAATGCTTTGGCTGCCGAAAAAGAAGGTATTTCACCAAAAGAATTAGTAGATAAAAAAGCGCAAGTATTTAAAGATATTTTGAAACTTTATAATATAAGCATTTCTGATTTTATTCGAACCACTGAAAAACGCCATTTTGAAGGGGTAAATAGATTTTGGAAAGCAGCAGAGAAAGATATTTATCAAAGCGAATATCAAGGATTATATTGCACGGGCTGCGAAGATTATTTGAAAGAAGAGGAATTAATTGATGGTTTATGTCCGAATCATAAACAACCTCCTCAATTAATTTCCGAGAAAAATTATTTCTTTAAACTTTCTGGTTATCAACAGAAATTAAAAGAAATTTATCAGGATAATCAAATTGAAATTGTTCCGGAAACGCGCAAGGCAGAAATAGAGAATTTTATTGGAGGTGGGTTAAAAGATTTTAGTATTTCACGCTCAAAAGAGCGAGCGCATAATTGGGGCATTATAACTCCCAATGATGACTCCCAAGTAATTTATGTTTGGTTTGATGCTTTGTGCAATTATATTACTGCTTTGGGCTATGCAGTAAATTCTCCTCTTTATCGCGCTTGGTGGGAAGATGAGTCTACCCAAATCTGGCATTTTATTGGGAAAGACATTACGAAATTCCATTGTATTTATTGGCCAGCAATGCTTTTGTCAGCAGGAGTGCGTTTGCCTAATAAAATTATTATTCATGGTTTTATTACTATTGAGGGCCAAAAAATGTCCAAATCGGTTGGTAATGTAATTGATCCAGTTGAATTAGCGAAACAATTTGGAGTAGAAACTATTCGCTATTATTTATTAAAAGAATTTTCTTTAGCTCAAGATGGCGATTTAACCATTGCTAATATAAAAGAACGTTATGATAAGGAACTAGCTAATGGACTGGGTAATTTGTTAAATCGTGTTGTAGCATTAATTGAAAAACAAGGTGGGAAGATAAAGATAGAAAGTAATTTATTGAAAAATGATATTGATGAGGCGTGGCAAAAATATGATGAGGCAATGCTTGATTTTCGATTTAATCAAGCTGCCGAAGCCTTTCTGCAATTAATTAGTAAGGCGGATGCTTTTATAAATCAAACAAGAGTTTGGGCTATTGAAGAAGAGCAAAAGAAAAATGAAACTTTGAGCAGCTTGTGGATGATTTTGATTAATTTATCAGATTTAATTTCTCCCTATCTTCCCGAAACAGCTATTAAAATAAAAAATTCATTAGGAGCAAACAACGAAGTTAATTTTTTGGGCAAGGAATTTATTGTTAAAAGAATTCCGCCACTTTTTCCGCGTTTAAATTAA
- a CDS encoding AI-2E family transporter, which yields MPEEVKKIEISWMSFWRLILLIIILALVYVLRSIFVMLFVAIIIAAAFSPLVDRLEKKRIPRFLGAAAIYLFILILLAIVLYFSFPIVYEQILNIGSLLPGFSEKILGSATTSQLGEKILDFLTTYQGSLFEDAGKFFAILFNLGGGIVSVVTVFLISFYLLIKKDGVADFIKFVLPISIEESVLRIWYRSKLRLGKWLRTQILLSGFIGIMVLAAMLILGVKYAFILAVFAALCELVPVVGPILAGIVATLIALTQSVPLALWTALVFILIQRLENDILIPLVMKKTIGFNPVIVIVGLLIGAKLGGVVGVLIALPTIIVIEETIKELNNKKQYSPLPLP from the coding sequence ATGCCAGAGGAGGTGAAAAAAATTGAGATATCGTGGATGAGTTTTTGGAGGTTGATTTTGCTAATTATTATTTTAGCGCTGGTTTATGTTTTGCGTTCAATTTTTGTAATGCTTTTTGTGGCGATTATTATTGCTGCTGCTTTTTCGCCGCTTGTTGATCGGCTAGAAAAGAAAAGAATTCCGCGTTTTTTGGGTGCGGCGGCTATTTATCTTTTCATTTTAATTTTGCTCGCTATTGTTTTATATTTTTCTTTCCCGATTGTTTATGAACAGATTTTAAATATTGGCAGTTTATTGCCGGGTTTTTCAGAAAAAATCTTAGGTTCGGCCACCACCTCGCAATTAGGAGAAAAAATTTTGGATTTTCTAACAACTTATCAAGGGTCTTTGTTTGAAGATGCGGGAAAATTTTTTGCAATTTTGTTTAATTTGGGTGGTGGTATTGTTTCGGTGGTGACTGTTTTCTTAATTTCTTTTTATCTTTTGATTAAAAAGGATGGTGTGGCGGATTTTATTAAATTTGTTTTGCCAATAAGCATTGAAGAATCGGTTTTAAGAATTTGGTATCGTTCCAAGTTGCGACTTGGTAAATGGTTGCGTACCCAGATTTTGTTAAGTGGTTTTATCGGTATAATGGTTTTAGCGGCGATGTTGATTTTGGGCGTAAAGTATGCTTTTATTCTTGCTGTCTTTGCTGCTTTGTGTGAATTAGTACCAGTTGTTGGTCCAATTTTAGCAGGCATTGTAGCAACTCTTATTGCCTTAACTCAATCAGTTCCCTTAGCACTTTGGACTGCTTTAGTTTTTATTCTTATTCAGCGTCTAGAAAATGATATACTTATTCCTTTAGTAATGAAAAAAACCATTGGTTTTAATCCAGTGATTGTAATAGTAGGACTATTGATTGGCGCCAAATTAGGTGGGGTGGTCGGTGTTTTGATTGCCTTACCAACAATTATTGTTATTGAGGAAACAATTAAGGAATTAAATAATAAAAAGCAATATAGCCCTTTACCATTGCCATAA
- a CDS encoding glycosyltransferase — MRVLILITHGNIGGATNFVYWLAEGLKQKSVEVTVGFGEGDYLKNLLEKAGINFVNFKWLKRTHNPIYNLFFIKEFKKYLDNNRFDVCHFNSTNTLFGAIAAKLSKNKTKNIFTFHGLSILDPNYKKNYFLKIIYWLVFKFLLLFIDTPVFVCKANLETAKKLHLVKNGAVIYNGIPEPKFLSRDEARNFFANNLSIEIKDKFVIGSIGRLDYSKNYEFLIKNFSEILKIKPNAICIIIGEGPERKKYEKLIKKLGLETKFFLLGEKQNAPQYMKGFDLFVLPSRYEGLSLTLIEALFAQIPILASDVGGNKEIVGKENIFPNDFNGFLEKISSYTSAKKENINFIISQMIKNYNIFYSSSSSNFSH, encoded by the coding sequence ATGCGAGTTTTAATTTTAATTACCCACGGAAATATCGGCGGTGCAACTAATTTTGTTTACTGGCTCGCTGAAGGATTAAAACAAAAAAGTGTTGAAGTAACAGTCGGTTTTGGTGAGGGAGATTATTTAAAAAATCTTTTAGAAAAAGCAGGAATTAACTTTGTTAATTTTAAATGGCTAAAAAGAACACACAATCCCATTTATAATTTGTTTTTTATTAAAGAATTTAAAAAATATCTGGATAATAATCGTTTTGATGTTTGCCATTTCAATAGCACCAATACTCTTTTCGGAGCTATCGCTGCCAAATTATCCAAAAACAAAACAAAAAATATATTTACATTTCACGGATTGTCTATATTAGACCCCAATTATAAAAAAAATTATTTTTTAAAAATTATTTATTGGCTTGTTTTTAAATTTTTACTTTTATTCATTGATACACCAGTTTTTGTTTGTAAAGCTAATTTGGAAACTGCCAAAAAACTTCATTTAGTTAAAAATGGCGCTGTAATTTACAATGGCATACCAGAACCAAAATTTTTATCACGCGATGAAGCACGAAATTTTTTTGCAAATAATTTATCCATTGAAATAAAAGATAAATTTGTAATAGGCTCAATTGGTAGATTAGATTATTCGAAAAATTATGAATTTTTGATAAAAAATTTTTCTGAAATCTTAAAAATAAAGCCCAATGCTATTTGTATTATCATCGGCGAAGGCCCAGAAAGAAAAAAATATGAAAAATTAATTAAAAAGTTGGGATTAGAAACAAAATTTTTTTTACTTGGCGAAAAACAAAATGCCCCTCAATACATGAAAGGCTTTGATTTGTTTGTTTTACCATCAAGATATGAAGGATTATCACTTACTTTAATTGAAGCATTATTCGCTCAAATACCCATATTAGCAAGTGATGTAGGAGGGAATAAAGAAATAGTTGGGAAAGAAAATATTTTCCCTAATGATTTTAATGGTTTTCTCGAAAAAATTTCTTCGTATACATCAGCAAAAAAAGAAAATATAAACTTTATAATCTCACAAATGATAAAAAATTATAATATTTTTTATTCATCTTCTTCTAGTAATTTTTCCCACTGA